Proteins from a genomic interval of Hornefia porci:
- a CDS encoding ACT domain-containing protein, with amino-acid sequence MNETQKAVVTVIGRDMVGILARVSTAAAEGNANVMEVTQSVLDGYFCMIMIIDITEATRSIEELQDSIRTAVPDMQVHVMHENIFNSMHRI; translated from the coding sequence ATGAACGAAACACAGAAAGCAGTCGTTACTGTCATCGGCAGGGATATGGTCGGAATTCTGGCCAGGGTTTCCACCGCGGCAGCAGAGGGAAACGCAAATGTCATGGAAGTGACTCAGTCCGTTCTGGACGGTTATTTCTGCATGATCATGATCATCGACATCACGGAGGCGACCCGGTCCATCGAAGAGCTTCAGGACAGCATCCGCACAGCCGTACCCGACATGCAGGTCCATGTCATGCACGAGAACATCTTCAATTCGATGCACCGGATCTAG
- a CDS encoding elongator complex protein 3, whose amino-acid sequence MKKHAIIPIFIPHLGCPHSCIFCDQRTITAHTAPVSEDEVTETIETWLSTLEHVETREIAFYGGSFTAIPMELQNRYLRIAGRYKESGRIHKIHLSTRPDAIDPHILENLREHSVDTIELGVQSFDDRVLALSRRGHDSADVYRSARMIQEYGFELGIQLMIGLPGDSPEACIRSARETVLLRPQIARLYPVIVIENTGLYHLWQNGGYRPLTQQEAVMWTKEMYKILDAAGINIIRVGLKSSDLIRSGGSIAGTTFHPAFRQLVEGEIAKERIEEQLAALGFVPCSSRNPKREVLCMANARGLSNLVGNGGRNRQYFLDKYPGIVLSYRVCNELHDGEYIARIKGDKQ is encoded by the coding sequence ATGAAGAAGCATGCGATCATCCCGATATTCATTCCGCATCTCGGATGCCCCCACAGCTGTATTTTCTGCGATCAGCGCACGATTACGGCTCATACGGCGCCCGTCAGCGAGGATGAAGTCACGGAAACCATTGAAACCTGGCTTTCCACACTGGAACACGTGGAGACGCGGGAGATCGCCTTCTACGGCGGAAGCTTCACAGCCATTCCCATGGAACTCCAGAACCGGTACCTGCGGATCGCCGGACGATACAAGGAGAGCGGCAGGATTCACAAAATTCATCTGTCCACCCGGCCGGATGCCATCGACCCGCACATTCTGGAAAATCTCAGAGAACACAGCGTTGATACCATCGAGCTGGGCGTGCAGTCCTTCGACGACCGGGTTCTAGCCCTGAGCCGGCGCGGGCATGACAGTGCCGACGTTTACCGGAGCGCCCGCATGATACAGGAATACGGCTTCGAACTGGGAATCCAGCTGATGATCGGGCTTCCCGGTGACAGCCCGGAGGCCTGCATCCGCAGTGCCCGTGAGACGGTCCTCCTCCGCCCGCAGATCGCCCGGCTCTATCCCGTCATCGTCATCGAAAACACCGGTCTGTATCATTTGTGGCAGAATGGCGGCTATCGTCCGCTCACACAGCAGGAGGCGGTGATGTGGACAAAGGAAATGTACAAGATCCTGGACGCCGCCGGCATAAATATTATCCGGGTGGGGCTGAAAAGCAGCGACCTGATCCGATCGGGAGGGAGCATCGCGGGAACCACCTTTCATCCCGCCTTCCGGCAGCTGGTGGAGGGGGAAATCGCAAAGGAGCGAATCGAAGAGCAGCTCGCCGCACTCGGTTTTGTTCCCTGCAGCAGCAGAAATCCGAAGAGGGAAGTCCTGTGCATGGCAAACGCCCGCGGACTCTCGAATCTCGTGGGGAACGGAGGCCGCAACCGCCAATATTTCCTTGATAAATACCCCGGGATTGTTTTATCATATAGAGTATGCAATGAATTACACGATGGTGAATACATCGCGAGAATAAAGGGAGACAAACAATGA
- a CDS encoding PFL family protein, with protein MLNMSDIMETITMIREENLDIRTITMGISLIDCADADIDRSCEKIYRKIYSHAKDLVRTGEVIEKKYGIPIVNKRISVTPVSILTGVSGGDPVKYARTLDRVAHDVGVDFLGGYSALVQKGFSAGDRELIDSIPQALAETELVCSSVNIGSTKAGINMDAVSLMGEKIREAAELTKDRQCIGDAKLVVFCNAVEDNPFMAGAFHGITEADTVVSVGVSGPGVVRSVLSKMPKDAPLNEVAETIKRTAFKITRVGQLVGTEAAEMLGVRFGIIDLSLAPTPAVGDSVAHILEEIGLEQCGAHGTTAALAMLNDAVKKGGLMASSSVGGLSGAFIPVTEDAGMIAAARAGTLSIEKLEAMTAVCSVGLDMIVIPGDTPADVISAIIADEAAIGMVNSKTTAVRVIPAIGLAEGEELDFGGLLGSGPVMKVRSQSPSVMIRRGGRIPAPMQSLKN; from the coding sequence ATGCTGAATATGAGCGACATCATGGAAACCATCACCATGATCCGGGAGGAAAATCTGGACATCCGGACCATTACTATGGGGATTTCCCTGATCGACTGCGCCGACGCGGACATCGACCGGTCCTGTGAAAAAATCTACCGGAAAATCTATTCTCACGCGAAGGATCTGGTACGAACCGGTGAAGTCATCGAGAAGAAATACGGTATTCCTATAGTGAACAAGCGTATCTCTGTCACTCCCGTTTCGATTCTGACCGGAGTCAGCGGCGGCGATCCCGTAAAATACGCCCGGACGCTGGACCGGGTTGCGCACGATGTGGGCGTGGATTTTCTGGGCGGCTATTCCGCGCTGGTGCAGAAGGGATTCAGCGCCGGCGACCGGGAACTGATCGATTCCATCCCGCAGGCGCTTGCGGAAACGGAGCTTGTCTGTTCCTCCGTCAACATCGGTTCCACCAAGGCGGGGATCAATATGGACGCGGTAAGCCTGATGGGAGAAAAGATCCGTGAGGCCGCAGAGCTCACAAAGGACCGTCAGTGCATCGGCGACGCCAAGCTGGTTGTATTCTGTAACGCCGTGGAGGACAATCCCTTTATGGCAGGGGCCTTCCACGGAATCACGGAGGCCGACACAGTTGTCAGCGTCGGCGTGTCGGGTCCAGGCGTGGTCCGCTCCGTACTGTCGAAAATGCCTAAGGACGCTCCCCTGAACGAGGTGGCGGAAACCATCAAGCGCACTGCCTTCAAGATCACGCGGGTCGGTCAGCTGGTAGGGACGGAGGCCGCGGAGATGCTGGGCGTTCGGTTCGGCATCATCGATCTGTCACTGGCCCCCACTCCGGCGGTCGGCGACTCGGTCGCCCATATTCTGGAGGAAATCGGTCTGGAACAGTGCGGCGCTCACGGGACGACGGCGGCGCTGGCCATGCTCAACGATGCGGTAAAGAAGGGCGGCCTGATGGCTTCCTCCAGTGTCGGCGGACTTTCAGGCGCCTTCATCCCGGTCACTGAAGATGCGGGGATGATTGCTGCCGCCCGCGCCGGCACCCTTTCCATTGAAAAGCTGGAGGCCATGACAGCTGTCTGCTCCGTCGGGCTGGACATGATCGTCATTCCGGGCGACACGCCGGCGGATGTGATCTCCGCAATCATCGCCGACGAAGCCGCCATCGGCATGGTCAACTCCAAAACCACCGCCGTCCGTGTGATTCCGGCGATCGGACTGGCCGAAGGCGAAGAGCTGGACTTCGGCGGGCTCCTGGGCAGCGGTCCGGTCATGAAGGTCCGGAGCCAGTCTCCCTCCGTTATGATCCGCCGCGGCGGAAGAATCCCCGCGCCGATGCAGAGTCTGAAGAACTGA